One genomic window of Halorubrum hochsteinianum includes the following:
- the cdd gene encoding cytidine deaminase: MDELIAAARDALDAAHVPYSEYRVGAALRTADGTVYTGCNIENANYSNSLHAEEVALAEAVKEGHREFERIAVSSGVRDGVTPCGMCRQTLAEFAADDLVVACDEGGDAVTEYTLGELLPNTISEGTLDDAEASASDADSDR; this comes from the coding sequence ATGGACGAGCTGATCGCCGCGGCGCGCGACGCCCTCGACGCCGCCCACGTCCCGTACTCCGAGTACCGCGTCGGCGCTGCCCTCCGCACCGCCGACGGCACCGTCTACACCGGCTGTAACATCGAGAACGCGAACTACTCCAACAGCCTCCACGCCGAGGAGGTCGCGCTCGCGGAGGCCGTCAAAGAGGGCCACCGCGAGTTCGAGCGGATCGCGGTCTCCTCGGGCGTCCGCGACGGCGTCACCCCCTGCGGGATGTGCCGGCAGACGCTCGCGGAGTTCGCGGCCGACGACCTCGTCGTCGCCTGCGACGAGGGCGGCGACGCGGTCACGGAGTACACGCTCGGCGAACTGCTCCCGAACACCATCTCCGAGGGGACGCTCGACGACGCGGAAGCGAGCGCGAGCGACGCCGACTCGGACCGATAG
- a CDS encoding MBL fold metallo-hydrolase, which produces MTVRYEELAVEWLGYATARLATDDGPVAYTDPGRYGVLDDYWARDGDLVVVTHDHHYDSDGIRSVASEDATLVIYEAVDPAGIDRDVEPIDALADDYEIVRVGEEDRVDVDTPAGEVRVWSVPAHNDPEGPNADADGSVAHPPGFGCGFLLSLGGRTVFWPGDSDALDGFAELDVSVFLANIGGGGIVADRRESADLAEAMGPDLVVPIHYDTFDLLEADGEAFAGDVASRSIPVALDARSANQ; this is translated from the coding sequence ATGACGGTCCGCTACGAGGAACTCGCGGTGGAGTGGCTCGGCTACGCGACGGCGCGGTTAGCGACCGACGACGGGCCGGTCGCCTACACCGACCCCGGCCGGTACGGCGTCCTCGACGACTACTGGGCGCGCGACGGCGACCTCGTCGTCGTCACCCACGACCACCACTACGACAGCGACGGGATCCGGTCGGTCGCGAGCGAGGACGCGACGCTCGTGATCTACGAGGCGGTCGACCCCGCCGGCATCGACCGCGACGTGGAGCCGATCGACGCGCTCGCCGACGACTACGAGATCGTCCGCGTCGGCGAGGAGGACCGCGTCGACGTCGACACGCCCGCCGGCGAGGTGCGAGTGTGGTCAGTTCCCGCCCACAACGACCCGGAAGGGCCGAACGCCGACGCCGACGGCTCCGTCGCGCACCCGCCCGGCTTCGGCTGCGGCTTCCTGCTGTCGCTCGGCGGCCGTACCGTCTTCTGGCCCGGCGACTCGGACGCGCTCGACGGGTTCGCCGAGCTCGACGTCTCCGTCTTCCTCGCGAACATCGGCGGGGGCGGCATCGTCGCGGACCGGCGCGAGTCGGCCGACCTCGCCGAGGCGATGGGTCCCGACCTCGTCGTCCCGATCCACTACGACACCTTCGACCTGCTGGAAGCCGACGGCGAGGCGTTCGCCGGCGACGTCGCGAGCCGGTCGATCCCGGTCGCGCTCGACGCTCGCTCGGCGAACCAGTAG